From Ictalurus punctatus breed USDA103 chromosome 26, Coco_2.0, whole genome shotgun sequence:
TTTTCAGCGGCTGTTTTAGCGACTGTAAGCGCTGTCCTAACCACTGAACACACTTTTGTGTCCTTTCTACTTTTCCACAGCGATGCAGATGCTATAGATACTTCACTTTAGATCGTTTTCTGCCGTGTCCAGGCCTCCGTACCGTTCACATCTCGCTCACCATGGCTTTCGAGGTTCGCTCTGTCCGCTCAATATGAGCACTGTTTTGTAagcaaatataatacaaaaaaagttaCTACTTAGTAAGTTTTCAGAGACGACTACgtttgagtgcaaaagtttgcacacccttgggggaaagaaaaaaaaagagataagaATGACTAACGAATAACCCGTATCGACTAGATTTCCTCTGAAAAGCTCATTTAGTTCAAAAGTTTGTTCATTAATGAAAGGCCAGTGCACCGAAGCGTGTATACACTGAAGTGAAGGTTTCAGCGTTGCTGATTCTGAATCTCGTAGCCAGAAAAGGATGAAACAGTGTTTGGCATTAATGGGTTTTTCCCCCTGATTGTATACTATCGATACTTGTCCTGTCCAGGCTTCCGTACCAGTCGCATCTCGCTGATCATGGTTTCGATTCTCGAGATATATCTGCCATTTCCAAGTAAAACAGGAGCACGCAGTCCTCTCCAACGTCTCAGCCCGGCGTTATTAATTGCACTTGAAGAATCTAATTTGGTAACTCggtgatgtctggtgaaatgaAAATCTCATTTCTGTGAGTAGCTCAACGCTGAAATTATTTGAGTTGAACACAGCTGTTGCTTTCTTCCTCTAGTTTGTCTGCATCCCGTCCAGCCCTGAGTGTGGTGGTGTACCCCCTTCTCCACGAGGACTTAGGGAACGTGATCAGGGAAATGCCGCTCTGCCATCTGGACGAGATCACGCTCTTCAAGACCCGTGTGGCAGAAGATCCCACTGTActgtgagacacagagagatgtCTGACATTGCCTTGCGATGGTGGATGTTAACATTTCACCGCTTATTGTTTACACAGACACAAAGGGAGTTTTGCAGATCGTCTAGACGTCACCTGCAAAGGACTGAAATCAAAATAAGTGTGTTACAGACGTTAGTGGGAAGCACAACAGTGCCAGAATCACATCACACATGAAATAAAGTTGCTGTTGGTGcattctttgttgttgttgttgttgttgttatgtctTATGAATTTTCAGACAAAATAAAGGAACACGTTATCAAATAAAGCTGCGATCcgcggggtccaagcaccaccACAAACATTGCCCTGGTGGCCATTTTTGTTTAGCGATCATTAGGAATGAAAAAAGATAAgttaagataatactttattaatccccagatggagaaattaggggaATGGAGAATACAGTTCAGAGATTAGCACAACGATGCAGGACGTCAATTAACTGTTGACACGTTTCTAACGTGCTAAACCCGAATCTGTTAATAAAGGAGCGCCTGGATCTGAGCATGAATTCTCCTGAAGGGCGTCTAACTGTGAATGCATAAAGAAACAGGAATGAGGAGAAAAAATAAAGCATGTAGAAGAAGAAATGATAGATCGGGTCATGAGCTTGGTTAGTATAAAGGAACTAAAACCACAAGTTCAGCAAGTTTTGCAATGATGACATTCCAAATGACGTCCAAATGAACTTCTGATCACATCTTCGTTTCACTTCTAGGAACTCTTTTGAGGAATCATCCCGAACCACAAAGTGATTTCTTCATATTTCAGCTCCCTCTGATTTTGGAAGTTCTCAGCAATGTTGCGTTCAGGAGGCGCGCTGTTTGCTTTTTTCTGAAAGAAAACTCGACAGAAACGTGAACCCGAGGTGTGTATCGGGACGCGACAAAACGTCTGCGGGACGAAGAAACGATTTTCAAGAAGATTGTGATTTTAAAGTGGAAACAGTGCACAAAGATTTATAAATCTGatatttaaagaaattaatGGTGCACGCGCACTTTCGCTCTAGAATCCATGCGAAGTTTTGTAAATGAGGCCCCAGACCACTAGGTGGCGCACCTCTGGTCAGTCCAAGGGACGTGTAGCTAACCAAGGTACAGTACCTGGGCTACAGGATTGGTTCCGGACCTCCAGGAAAGGCTTTCCTGAATCCCAGAGAGCCAGGTCTGTGTTTTTACTGGGTTTGCAGGATACCACCGGAGATGAAAATAAGATGATGCCAACGCGTAATTTTTCCAGAACACGGCACATGGAGGTACGTCGAAGGGTGTCGGCTGTCTTGTCACGACACGTGGCGCATGAAGGGAACAGAAACGTGTATAAGTTGTCAGTACTggatgtacatgtatatattatttactgTACTTAATATTAAGTTGAATATACAcagtacactgtgtgtgtaaaggttctATAAGCAGGTCTTGTTAAGACGGAATATTAACAGAAAGCGGATAAACGCTTTTGCCTTTGCATCACGGAGTCTTGCTGCTTGCTCAACATAAAGGAACTGGAAAGTTGTGCAGTCCTGCAATGATGCCAATTACAGAAGTGAAGCTAAAAGTTCCACAAGCTACTTCTAATAACTTCTACACATCTTCTGGGAActgtttttgtacattttatttgcagCCGTGGATCTTCTGAGTAATCCTCCTGAACCCCAACATCCAGTAACAGAGCTGTATACACTGACGCTGTTTCTAATCACTGCATGAGGCGCGCAGTAGGTTCTCCTGGAGTTCCAGACATGTTTGGAGCTGTGTGTAATCGTTTCATGTGGCGTCGTGTGTTCTTTATATCGTGTGTGTTCTTTCCTTATCTGTAGCTTCCTGTTTGTAGGAGGACGGACACAGTAACGTAGCTCTGCTGATCACGCCTGCCTCGTGTTGTCTGTATAAAGTCTCTGACTCTGAGACTCTTCTGCACTCGTCGTTCAGTGAACATTGTGTTCCTCTGCTACGTCTGCGTCCATCATGAAGCTCCTCAATGTGGTTCTCCTTCTGCTTCCACTCTCGCTCTGTTTGGCTGAAGTCGTGGATGATTTTACTGAGAGCTGTCCACAGTTCTTCGCTAATCCGTATCATGTCGTTTCTCCTCCCACGGGTTTTACTGGGGATCGCTTTAGAAAGATCTGTCAAACTCTAAATAATAAAGCTGAATTCGCGACACTCTATGACACGGAGAACAGGATCCCAGTTTACTCAGCATACAGGTTTACCGGACTAATGAAGTGTAAAAGAAGGATGGGAAACTGGTATATTGAACCTCAGGTAAGCGCAACTTAGGTTACTGTATCTTATaactatttaatttataactTCTGCAACTTATTTTatgatcattaataataataataataataataataataataataataataataataatatattttaattaaataattaaatcattttaacacccactcataataataatgaagaactattattttaattaaatttgagtaattgtaaaataaatacaataatattttgtttataaaaatatatatattataatacaatccacaacaataaacattataataataataataataataataataataataataataataataataattattattatttaaatgtcttttttacTGATCCAGTAATGCAGAAATCATCAAATACACATCTAAGACAAAATTTGTATTATGAAAAAATAGAGTatctaagacttttgcactgtaatgtgtgtgtgtgtgtgtgtgtgtgtgtgtgtgtgtgtgtgtgtgtgtatgtatgtgtacccCTTATGTAGCTGGAAAGTGGAACCTTGGGGCCAAACATGGCTACTGAGTCTGCTGTGAGAAAACAAGGTGTAAATATAGTTAATCAGGCTGTGAACGGAGATTATAAATATTCTGGCTATGATAAAGGACACCTGGCTCCAGTTTTCCATGCCACCTCACAGAACTGTGCTGATGCCACCTTCACGCTGACCAACGCTGCTCCACAGGCGGCAATGTTCAACCGCAATACGTGGATGAGGACAGAAAAAAGCATGAATGACACACTGACCAAATCTTGCCTTAATGTAGGCCTGCGTGCATTTGTAGTAACTGGGGTTGTGCCGGGTCCTGATACATTGAAAAATGAAGGTAGAGTGCGAATTCCCAGTCACTTCTGGATGGCATTCTGCTGCCTTGATAGCAATAATATACCCAGACGCTCAGGTGCATTTTATGGAAAAAAGGATGACTCTGTAAAAGAAAAGGATGAGTCTGTAAAAGAAAAGGATgagtctgaaaaagaaaaggatgagtctgtaaaagaaaaggatgagtctgtaaaagaaaagtatgagtctgtaaaagaaaaggatgagtctgtaaaagaaaaggatgagtctgaaaaagaaaaggatgacTCTGTAAAAGAAAAGGATGAGTTTGTAGTGTATCCCAGGAGTGTGAAGAACATGGAGACAGAGTTAACACAGCTGTATAAGATACATGTCAATAACATCCCTGATTTCCGCTTCACTTTGTTTGCTGGAGAATGTTATACAGAAACTGAACCAATGGAAAAACAATTAGTTGTAAAGGCATCAAAGCGTAAAAAAGGAACCAAAGACTGTAAACcaaataaatgtagaaaattgTAAAGAAATTTAAAGCAGGAACGATGTTGAACTAGTGGAAAGTCCGAGTGTTGAATGGTTTCAGCGTCTGTCCTGTATGTTTCCCATTCAGTGGAACAActtctacacacatacacttaaaaaaatgaaaactaatCAGAAATCACTCATGTGTTGATTGACATGTTGTTGtacttttaatcagtttatttctGTCACTAAATTGGGATcagatcatttattattaatcactGAATTGCAGTTTGATTTTCTGCAGAATTCGACATCAATAAAGAGCATCCAATTAAACCGTGTCTCCTCTTACTTACTGCCGTATAACATCTGGAGCATAGCTATGGGACATTAACActtattaaatgtataaaataataataaaaagatctaCAAACATCTGGACATTCATTTTTgagtcatttttttgttttgtttttaaaaaccttagatTTCGGGAGGACGTAACTGACTGGTTACATACAAAAAGTTTCTGAACTGGAAATAAATCATGAGGAattgtgcattttaataagagacaacaaaacaaattctGGGAAATCCCCAccatgagttaaaaaaaaaaagctcaagattattaaaaggaaaaatgccccccaaaaaacccctcttaaatatttatttgataaatGTAATCTTCAGagagaattatttttatttattttattttagactttaAGTAGATTGTTTTTTACTGTGATTAATAAAAACTAACACATTTTGCTTTACTgcaagtgtgtgttttaaatcttGTGCCTGGTCTGTAAAACTTCTTGTCAGCACATGATGGAAGTAATATCCCACACTGCCGGTCAtttttctcttctcccctcttcattaattaaaataaataatataaaaatctaaACTTGAAATGTGTGCAGACTTTTGTCTTTATTCCATAGATTAAaccattcttttatttatttatatatctatcacattattttgttatttgtacaagtaggaaataaaacaaatcaactATAACACGTTTATCACTTTCATAATGTACGTATAAGCATATCCAGCTCCTTTTATtcattaacatatatatatattattgtcaGTTTATAAATATCACTCATCTTAAACAGTGAATAGATCGTCCGTGTGCAATGTGTAACTGAAATGTTGTTTGTTGGAGtggtacaaaaatattttataaacatatgGAGATATGCTGCATTCTGAAATTCTAAAAatactcttttttccccctttttttttaaaaaggaaaaacaacaacaacaacaacaacaacaacaattttgcattaaaaagtgTTAGTTATTCAAGTTCATGTGATATCATGGCTCCTTGCCGCTAGGcggcagcagtgtgtgtttacactcagTGACGCGGCGCTGTAACAGCAACAAAGAGGACCTTACTAAAACAGCCCTATTAATCGATTTGAACACATCGATCAAGaggttttaaaacattttacacctAAAATCACATTTCAGTGCGTTATAGAACggtttataatgttaaagtgtctttttaattttaacGTCTGGCTTTAATTCTTGAGTAAAAAGTAGAAATTTATTCAACGAAAATCTGTGTATCGACTTGTTATGTGTTATCTTGGACAGTGTCGAAAACAGCGCCATCTGGTGGttagtaaaataaatgaagctGTCAAAAGCCTGTGGAAGAAGCTCGGTCAGATGAAGCAGAAATAACACACTCTGTAGATCATTTCAATGTTATGTGCACAAATAAAAGtctaacacgtgtgtgtgtgtgtgtgtgtgtgtgtgtgtgtgtgtgtgtgtgtgtgtgtgtgcatgcctcTAACTATGACTTTGCCCGTCTTTCGAtatgcatctgtctgtctgcgtgcTTGTGGGTCTGTCGGTCTGTCTACACACAAGCCTGTCTGTCTGGCtgagtgtgtatctgtctgtctccacttgtgcatgtgtgtctctctgagTGTGTATGCCTGTATgtgcacatctgtctgtctgtgaactcaagggttcacatactttttccaaaagcactatgagggtttttttttggttgttctcaataaagacatgaaagatcagaatttattttgtgttattattttaggcacattatatttgttaatactcttgacttagatgaagatcagatcacatttcatgacaaatttattcagaaaaccatgaaattccaaaaggaacacatactttttcttgccactgtgtatatatattagtgtgatAACCCTTTGCCTTCAATAATGCCTCAGTAGCCTCAGGTACACTGCGTACAGTTTCTATTACACAGCGCGCGCTGTAGTGTTTgggattattaaaatatttttgtctctgtaCTCCACAGTTTGAAATTTGCACTCTAACAATTCACGTGTGGTCACAGGATACATTCTCAGATCTTAATAACggatattttatacatttaagtCAAAACCATTTataaattacagcacttttttatACATAAGCCCCCTCTTCGTGGCACCGTGAAGTCTGGGACGTTGGGCTTCGCGGTGTTTCTGATTACTCAGGTGTGGAAGTCAAGGAAACCTTTATAAGACtgagaaataagaaaaaaaaccatcagAGACCTCAGATTGACCGAAATCGACTGTTTGGAACATTATTAAGAAGAACGAGAGAACTGATGAGCTTTGTAATCATTAAAGGACCAGTAGGGTGAGGAAGACCTCCACAGCTGACCACAGAAGAATTCTCAccataatgaagaagaagattCCAGAGCAGCGATCTCAAGCTTCTATCAGGAGAACATCCAGGGTTTACATCACCCGGAGGAGCATGCAACTCCCTAAACATTGGGTTTATTACACGGCATGCTCCAACGCATTATAATGACTTACTAGTGACTTCTACAGGTGGATCATGACCAGATCATCATTTTTAAGTTTTGCAGTTTTGCAATAATGCCACTTGCAGAAGTGAAGCTAGAAGTTCCCCCAGACAACTTTAAACAGTGTTAAACACCATAAAACACAGACCCTTCTGTATCAGACCACCCccaattttaggtgagcaaaagtataggaacagatcagatttaaggtaagtaaataaagtaaataatactAAATAATTGGTTGCATTTCCCGTACCtgaaataactgcatcaatcctgTAACTCACTGACACCAAGATGTTTTAAGAGTGGATCTGATGCGTGTCTGATCTAGGACCACATACGACACTGGCTAAGGTCTGATTTGAAATGATCCAGCAGTTGGGAAAAGAATCAGATCTGTGTGACATTCAGGCAGAAAATCAGATGtgatgaagaaaataaagagattgtgtaagtcactctggagaAGAGGTACACAGTTGTAGTTTGTCTTTCGGCTGTGTAGCACGGACACCAGCGCTCTTGAGGAAAATGTGTAACTACAATGACTGAGGAGAATAAAAATTGTTGTTCCTCTGCTACGTCTGCGTCCATCATGAAGCTCCTCAGTGTGGTTTATTGAATCTCAGGGAAGTGTAACGTAGGCTACTGTATCATAACTATTTATTTTAGAACTCACGccagttattttattattgttttattattgtattattattatatagatatTTTATAATTGCTTCAAAAAATAATGTAAGCATACACAACGTTCTATTTCACAATCTAAAGAGATTACGTAAGGTTCAATAAATCATTCTGGCCAGGTTGGTGTTTTACAACACACTTCACGATTGTCTAACATGTAGTCCGAGTAAAAAGGGATCGTGCTCGTCGTGATAATAAAGCAGATAAGTAATGAGGAGCGAAGCCATGTAgtgccttgtatgtcaacatcattATCTTAAAATGGACAcggaacctgaccgggagccagtgcaaggactccagaacagg
This genomic window contains:
- the LOC128629233 gene encoding endonuclease domain-containing 1 protein, producing MKLLNVVLLLLPLSLCLAEVVDDFTESCPQFFANPYHVVSPPTGFTGDRFRKICQTLNNKAEFATLYDTENRIPVYSAYRFTGLMKCKRRMGNWYIEPQLESGTLGPNMATESAVRKQGVNIVNQAVNGDYKYSGYDKGHLAPVFHATSQNCADATFTLTNAAPQAAMFNRNTWMRTEKSMNDTLTKSCLNVGLRAFVVTGVVPGPDTLKNEGRVRIPSHFWMAFCCLDSNNIPRRSGAFYGKKDDSVKEKDESVKEKDESEKEKDESVKEKDESVKEKYESVKEKDESVKEKDESEKEKDDSVKEKDEFVVYPRSVKNMETELTQLYKIHVNNIPDFRFTLFAGECYTETEPMEKQLVVKASKRKKGTKDCKPNKCRKL